Within Lactobacillus amylovorus DSM 20531, the genomic segment AAAGACAGTTTCCGGATGAGTAATCAGCAGCTTAAGCAAGCCGTATTCTTTGAGGGTCAGCTCAATTTCTTCGCCATTGACAAAGACCTCATGGCGCTTGAGCAGGATCTTGACTCCATCTCGTTCGATTCTGTCTTTTTCTTCACGGCGCTGGGTTCTTCTTAAAACTGCCTTGACCCGTGAGACCATTTCCATCATCCCAAATGGCTTGGTCAGATAGTCATCAGCACCGGAATCCAGGTTCTTGACCTTATCATATTCCGCCGTCTTCGCGCTGGCGATAATCACTGGCAATTCCTTAGTGGCAGAATTACCGCGGATCCGGCGCAAAATGTCGCTGCCATCTTCATCTGGCAGCATTAGGTCCAAGATAACCAAATCTGGTTTCTTTTCCTTAAGTGCTTTGAAAAAGGATATGCCATTTTCAAAGCTCCGTGTCTTAAAGTTCATTGTTTGGAGAGTATACATTTCAATTTCGCGGATACTCTCATCGTCTTCGACACACCAAATTTCTAACATAAAAAAACCCCTTAATTTATCTGTCACATTTAATTATAGTTTAGTCCCTATGCTTTGACTATGACGGATAATTAAGAGGTTTGTAAAATCTAGGTTAAATCTGGTGGCTCAGATCTGATCTATCTGCCCGCTGGGCCAGTTTCCACGAACTTGGCCCAGCGGGCAATGTTGACCGCATGGTCCCCGATCTTTTCAAAGTACTTGGCAACCATCAAGAGGTTAAGCAAGTATTCTGGATTGCCATCTTCCTTGAAGCTCTTGACCAAAGTTTCCTTAGCATGGTTGAAGAAGCCATCAACTTGATCGTCGCGGCGAATGACCGTTTCTGCCAAGTCCTTGTCTGCTTTTACCAAGGCAGTGATGGAGTCGTTGACCATTTCGGTCGCGGCACGTGACATTTCCTTAAGATTGATCATGTCATTGGCAACTGATAGGTGGTCATTCAGGACCAATTCAGAAATATCGGCGGCAATTTCCCCAATTCTCTCCAAATCGTAAACTACCTTCAATGAAGCGGAAATCACCCGCAGATCGGTTGCGACTGGCTGCTGCTCCATCAACAGGCGCAGGCAGCTGTCTTCAATTTCCCGTTCATTCTTGTGAATCCGATGGTACAAATTGATAGAATCATTTGCCTCGTGCGTATCCCCTGTAAACAAAGTATCCGTCGTTTCCGTAATGGTGTCCTTGCACAACTCACCAATTTCGACCATGGACTTGTGCAATTCATCCAACTCGTCATCAAATCTAATTCTCATTATCCGAACCTCCCCGTAATGTACTTTTCAGTGCGTTCATCCTTAGGCATAGAGAAGATTTGATCAGTGTCGCCAAATTCAACCAGATCCCCTAAGAGGAAGAAGCCGGTTTGATCAGAAATACGTACGGCTTGCTGCATGTTGTGAGTAACGATCACGATCGTGTACTTTTCCTTCAACTGCATGGCCAGCTCTTCGATCTTAGAGGTAGAAATTGGGTCCAAGGCTGAGGTTGGTTCGTCCATCAGCAAGACTTCTGGCTTCACGGCCAAGGCACGCGCGATACAAAGTCTTTGCTGTTGACCGCCTGACAGACCCAAGGCTGACTTCTTTAACCGGTCCTTCAAGTCATCCCAAATGGCGGCTTGCTTCAAAGAAGTTTCAACGATCTCGTCCAGTTCCTTCTTGTCAGTGATCCCGTGAATCCGTGGACCGTAAGCAACGTTGTCGTATACGCTCATTGGGAATGGGTTTGGCCGCTGGAAGACCATGCCAACTCTTTGACGCAGGACAGTCACGTCCATGTTGCCCTTGTAGATGTCTTCTCCATCAAGCTTGACGCCGCCTTCGATCCGGCAGCCTTCAACCAAGTCGTTCATTCTGTTCAAGCAGCGCAACAAGGTTGACTTACCACACCCAGATGGTCCGATGAAAGCTGTAATCTTATTTTTCTTGATGTGCATGTTAACGTCATGCAAGGCGTGAAAATCACTGTAGTAAAGATTGAGCTTTTCAATCGTAAACTTGTCTTTTTCTTGTTCAGCCATTTTTTAGTTTCCTCCATTATTGCGCTTGCGCATTTTGTCTGAGATGTGGCGAGTTACCAAAGTAAAGAGCAGGGCGAGCAGAACCAGGACTGCAGAAGTAAAGTTGGCAATTTGCGTTGCGTCTTTGTTCAATGCCCCTTCAGTTCTCATTACCCAGATATGCAGGGAGAGAGTTTCGCCGGCTCTGAATGGGTTCAGCGGTGATGTTGGTGATGTAACCTTCCAGAAGTTTTGCCAGTTGACATAAGTTGATTGACCAGAAGTGTACAGCAAGGCAGCGGCTTCACCAAAGCCACGCCCAGCGGCCATGATGACCCCAGTCAGAATTTGCGGCATGGCTGCTGGAATCAGCACTTTTCTGATAGTTTCTGACTTGGTAGCACCCAAGCCCAGGGAGCCTTCCTTGTATTCAATCGGCAAAGCCTGGATGGCATCATTGGTTTCCGTGGTAATCAGTGGGATTGACAGAATTGAGATCGTCAAGGCACCAGCAATGATGTTCCAGCCCATCCCCGTCCACAGAATGAAAGCCAAGTAGCCAAACAAACCGATAACGATGGATGGCAGAGATGAAAGTGATTCAATACAGATTTCAAGCATGGTCAGGAACTTGCCCTTATTGGCATATTCGGCCAAGTAGACGCCAGCCCCGATCCCGATTGGCACTGAGACCAGCAGTGACAGGAATACCAAGTAAATCGTGTTGAAGAATTGGTTGAAGATCCCGTTGCCGGCTACCCCCAAGAATTCAGGCTTAAAGCCCTTGAGACCATCGAAAAGGATGGTACAGGTCAAGTAGACCAGGAAGATCAGCATAATCCAGCCAATCAGGTAGAAGAGCCCGGTCATAAAGCGATCTTTTTTCTTAGCACCGTTCATATTATTAGTCTTCCTTTCTGTTTGCAAGCTTGTGGATCAAGACAATCAGGATGATTGAGATGATGAACAACAGCAAGGCCATGGTCCACAGGGCCAGGTTGAATTCACCGCCTTGGGCGGTGTTGCCCATGTCGGCCGCGATTTCGCTTGTCAGGTTGCTGGTTGGCGAAAGCAGACTGGTTGCGAAAGCACGCGTCTTACCGATAACCATGGCAACGGCCAGCGCTTCACCGATTGCTCGGGCCAAGCCCAGGATAACCCCGGTCAAAATCCCGCCAGAAGCAGCTGGCAGGACAACCTTGCCAATCGTTTGCCAGCGCGTGGCACCCAAGCCATATGCCCCTTCGCGGTAGCTATTAGGCACGGACTTGATCGCGTCAGCCGAAACCGTGGTAATCGTTGGGAAGATCATAATTGCCAGCACGATTGAAGCGGCCAAGACTGAGAACCCGCCCATGGTTGGGTGGAAAATCTTCTTGATCAAGGGAACGATCTTGGTCATCCCAAACCAACCGTAAACAACTGATGGAATACTTACATAAATTTCCGTTGCCGGCCGGAAGAACTTTTCACCGATCTTTGGTGAAATTTCGGTCATGTAGACTGCTGACCCGATTGCAAATGGCAAGCAGATAAGCAGTGCCAGCAAACAGGTTTCAAGAGAACCGACAATGTAAATTGCTGCACCGACCTTACCACCAAAAATTCCAGGCTTGTCATTTGGTGCCCATTCACTCGTGAATAAGAACTCCCAGAGTGAGTGGTGGGCCTTGATAAAGGTCTGACTGCCTTGGTAAAGGAGGAAAGCCCCCATCAGCAAGGTTAAAGCGACGATCAGCAGGCCACAGAAGACATACAGGGCGCGCCAGCGCTTATCGCTTGCGATGGCTTTTTGAACTACTTTGTCCATAAATTAAATGCTTCCTTTCTACTTGGTTACCTTGCGGGTAGCCTTCGCCTTGTCAGACAGCTTGTAGGCAACGCCGTAACCCATAGCTTCGATCTTCTTGCCGTATTCCTTGCTCATCATTGACTTCAAGAAGGCTTTGGCAGCGCCCTTGGGCTGACCTTTGGTGTACATGTGCTCATAGCTCCACACATTGTACTTGCCATTGTAGACATTAGTCAGGTTTGGCTTGACCCCATCGATTGAGACAACGCCAACTTCTGGATTCCCAGTCAAGTATGACAGGGCAACATAGCCAATTGAACCCTCTACGCTTTGGATCATTTGAATCAAAGTACCAGAGTCATCGGTTTCAAGCGAGGCATTAGAGAGGCTGGCGTGCCCCTTTAAGGCATACTGTTCAAAGGTAGCTCTAGTACCGGATGAAGATGGACGGCTAACCAGAACGATCTTGACGTCATTGCCGCCTACTTGCTTCCAGTTGGTTACCTTGCCAGTAAAAACATCAATCAGCTGCTTGGTGGTCAGGTTGGTCACCCCAGCGTCTTTGTTAATGACTGGAGCGATCGCCGTAACGGCAACCTGGTGGTCAACCAGCTTAGCGGCTGACTTCTTGTCTAGCTTTTCATCGGCAAACAGGTCAGAGTCACCGATATCAATCGTCCCGTCAGAGACCTGCTGCAGCCCCTGGCCGGACCCACCACCGTTGGTGTTAACCACGCAGTTTGGGTTGGTATCCATGAAGCTCTTTGCTGCGCTTTGTACGAGTGGCAGTAAGGCTGAAGAGCCTGCCACGTTGACCGTACCGGATACTCCCTTGGTATCTGCTTTAGAACTGCCAATCACACATCCTGTAACAATAGCTGACAAAACCAGAGCGACTGCGACTACTTTAGTTTTCTTGCTCGACATGTTAGTTTCCTCCTTATTTCTACTGTCCTAATGTTATAGGAAGGAGGTTAAATCAATGCCTTGGTGAATGTTAAATCAATGTTAAACTGCGATATTTTGTTAAAAGTCTTTCGCCTCTAACATAACTTTCACAGCTCTACAAGGGTTACTAGTTCAATTTTCTTTTATTTTTACCTTTTTTGATGGATATTTTTTTGTAAAATCAAAAGCAATTCCCAATATACCAGCTTTTTTCTGCTTTCGTGCTCAGTGATTAGCATTTATGCTAAAATTATCTTCAGAGTTAAATTACAGGAGTTATGTTATCATATTAAATTGGCTGCTGTCATATTTGGCCCAAAGCAATTCATTGCTCTTTCAGGCCATTTTCTTCGTATTTGCCACGGATTCAACCTTTTTTTAGGAATGAGTCCCCGATGAAACGGGTTGGCAAAGGATTGCTCACCATTTTCTACTCTAAGTCAAGTATTATCAACGATTTTAGGTAATTTTATTTTGAAATAAGAGCCTAATTTGAATGGAGCCTCCGGAGAATCAAGTCAAATATCTGACTTTAGGGCATGAAAAATACAGCCTGCCTTCTGTAATTTCAAAAAAGAGGCTGTTATAATATCTATTGGATCAATTTTTATGACAAAAGTCTTTGGTTATGTTTGGCTACGTCATAGCTATATAATTGATCATTCTTAATTAAAGCGAAGATCGTCCGTAATAATTTATGGATCGATGCGATAGCGGCCTTCTTGTGACTTGCAGTCTCAGAAGACCGTTTTCGTTTCTCGTAATAATCCGCAATATGGCAAGGGTTGCCTACTTTCTTGGCCGATTGAATTTGGTTGATTGCCAAGTACAGCACCTTTCTGCCGATAGCTGTCCCACGCTTTGAAATTGACAGGTGGGCCGTGAGGTTGCCAGATTCATAAACTTGAGGGTCAACGCCAACGAAGGCATTTAATTGGTTAGGGTTTTTAAAGCGTCTGATATCTCCGAGCTCACTAATAATTCTTAAGGCAGTATTTTCGGCGATGCCAGGAATGCTTTTAAGGATCTCCAGATCACGCTTGGGAGCGAGCTTGGTCATCTCTGACACGCCTCTTCAGCGCTCAGAATATTGTTAATGGCCATTTCAAGGCCACGAATATGTGCGCTGCTCTTTTTGGCAGCTGGGCATGCGAGCTTGGCCAGCCGGATAAGCCTTTGTGCCAGATCATTGGTACGTTTTTCACCAATACCAGATAAGCTCTTTAAGAAGTCGATGATATCGGCTTCTTTTGTTTCTAATACGATATCAGGGTGCGGGAATCTGAGAACAGTACTCCAGTAGTTTTTTCCTCTCGGATTAGCCATTAGGTGCTCAATCTCTGGGAAAGTGAGCTGAATGGCTTTGTGCAGTCTATTCTTGTTGGTTATCAGATCGTGCGAAGCCTGCTCGTAGATGCGGTTGTTGGCCATCAATTCTTGATATTCTTCGCTTTGAACATAGGCCAGCCGTTGCGGGTGCTCAGACTGCAGCTTGGCAAGGTACAAGGCATCAAGTTTGTCGGTCTTGTTCTGGTGCAAGTCGTCCTTTGTCTTTTTTTGGCTTCCAAAGGATTCATCAAAACATAGCAAAATTCATGCTTATCTAAGAACGCTTGGAGTCTTCTAGAGTAAACGCCAGTAGCTTCAAAGATAATCTGCGGGTTGGTAACCTGCTTGAGGTCATCCAGCAGCTGATTGAAGCCTACCATATCGTTGGAGATGGCATAGTCATTAACTTTTTGGCCATTGACCATAATGCATACGTTAGACTTCCGGCTGCTAACGTCAATACCGAAACAATAAATCCATAAGAATAAACCTCCGCTTTACTTGGAGATGAGCTGCCTTCACCCAATTCAATCAGATCTAATTTTTCTACCTAAAATCAAGTATTATCAGTAATTTTCTTAATTAATTTATATTCTATTACGCGTGGTGCTAGTTAAATCGTTCTAGACAATAAGCCAAATTATAAGCTAAAATTGCAATTTCCAACCGGCTTTGAAAGCCTATCAGACTACGTGCTCGATTGTTCTCGGCATTGTAATAGGTCAGAAGCGAAAAGTCGCTTTCAATTGTTCTGCGAATAGCCATCAATTGATGATCATTGTGCTTTTTAGCTCCTGTCATATTTTTACGATATGGTGTCCAAAGTTCGTAACCCATTTGTTTTAGCTGTTGATGCAGTTCTTTGCCTAAATAGCCTTCGTCGCCAAGAAGATAGTAATTAGATGGATGGGTATTTCCCATCAGTTCAACTGTCTCCCTGGCATCATGAACTGATGCCTTTGTTACGACATAATCAAGAATGTAACCGTCATCGCTAACAATGGCATGAACTTTGAAACCATAGAAGTAAATTTTCTTGGTGTCCTTATAACCAATGTTGGCATAACCGCGAAAAATTTTAGCACGATAGTTGCGAATTGGTTGGCAAACAGGTACCGGAAAGCTGTCAATGATCAAGAACTGTCCATTCAGGTCAACCTTTTTATTCATTTCTTGCCGTATCTGATAAATCAATTGCAATAGCTGACGTGAACGCCGATTAAAACGTGAGTGTGATAAACAATTGAAACATTCACAGAATCTTCTTTGTGATTCAATTCCTGTCTTAGCTTGCCAGATAAGTAAA encodes:
- a CDS encoding winged helix-turn-helix domain-containing protein; translated protein: MLEIWCVEDDESIREIEMYTLQTMNFKTRSFENGISFFKALKEKKPDLVILDLMLPDEDGSDILRRIRGNSATKELPVIIASAKTAEYDKVKNLDSGADDYLTKPFGMMEMVSRVKAVLRRTQRREEKDRIERDGVKILLKRHEVFVNGEEIELTLKEYGLLKLLITHPETVFSREEIMDQIWETGFYGETRTVDVHVRTLRQKLGEAGKHIETVRGVGYRYHEGN
- the phoU gene encoding phosphate signaling complex protein PhoU, with the protein product MRIRFDDELDELHKSMVEIGELCKDTITETTDTLFTGDTHEANDSINLYHRIHKNEREIEDSCLRLLMEQQPVATDLRVISASLKVVYDLERIGEIAADISELVLNDHLSVANDMINLKEMSRAATEMVNDSITALVKADKDLAETVIRRDDQVDGFFNHAKETLVKSFKEDGNPEYLLNLLMVAKYFEKIGDHAVNIARWAKFVETGPAGR
- the pstB gene encoding phosphate ABC transporter ATP-binding protein PstB, translating into MAEQEKDKFTIEKLNLYYSDFHALHDVNMHIKKNKITAFIGPSGCGKSTLLRCLNRMNDLVEGCRIEGGVKLDGEDIYKGNMDVTVLRQRVGMVFQRPNPFPMSVYDNVAYGPRIHGITDKKELDEIVETSLKQAAIWDDLKDRLKKSALGLSGGQQQRLCIARALAVKPEVLLMDEPTSALDPISTSKIEELAMQLKEKYTIVIVTHNMQQAVRISDQTGFFLLGDLVEFGDTDQIFSMPKDERTEKYITGRFG
- the pstA gene encoding phosphate ABC transporter permease PstA → MNGAKKKDRFMTGLFYLIGWIMLIFLVYLTCTILFDGLKGFKPEFLGVAGNGIFNQFFNTIYLVFLSLLVSVPIGIGAGVYLAEYANKGKFLTMLEICIESLSSLPSIVIGLFGYLAFILWTGMGWNIIAGALTISILSIPLITTETNDAIQALPIEYKEGSLGLGATKSETIRKVLIPAAMPQILTGVIMAAGRGFGEAAALLYTSGQSTYVNWQNFWKVTSPTSPLNPFRAGETLSLHIWVMRTEGALNKDATQIANFTSAVLVLLALLFTLVTRHISDKMRKRNNGGN
- the pstC gene encoding phosphate ABC transporter permease subunit PstC, which codes for MDKVVQKAIASDKRWRALYVFCGLLIVALTLLMGAFLLYQGSQTFIKAHHSLWEFLFTSEWAPNDKPGIFGGKVGAAIYIVGSLETCLLALLICLPFAIGSAVYMTEISPKIGEKFFRPATEIYVSIPSVVYGWFGMTKIVPLIKKIFHPTMGGFSVLAASIVLAIMIFPTITTVSADAIKSVPNSYREGAYGLGATRWQTIGKVVLPAASGGILTGVILGLARAIGEALAVAMVIGKTRAFATSLLSPTSNLTSEIAADMGNTAQGGEFNLALWTMALLLFIISIILIVLIHKLANRKED
- a CDS encoding phosphate ABC transporter substrate-binding protein — its product is MSSKKTKVVAVALVLSAIVTGCVIGSSKADTKGVSGTVNVAGSSALLPLVQSAAKSFMDTNPNCVVNTNGGGSGQGLQQVSDGTIDIGDSDLFADEKLDKKSAAKLVDHQVAVTAIAPVINKDAGVTNLTTKQLIDVFTGKVTNWKQVGGNDVKIVLVSRPSSSGTRATFEQYALKGHASLSNASLETDDSGTLIQMIQSVEGSIGYVALSYLTGNPEVGVVSIDGVKPNLTNVYNGKYNVWSYEHMYTKGQPKGAAKAFLKSMMSKEYGKKIEAMGYGVAYKLSDKAKATRKVTK
- a CDS encoding IS982 family transposase, translating into MNCLKLKRFSHHLQVSFKDLVIICRHWYRLYAPAEFTHRRNIDQIKTTDSLILALLIWQAKTGIESQRRFCECFNCLSHSRFNRRSRQLLQLIYQIRQEMNKKVDLNGQFLIIDSFPVPVCQPIRNYRAKIFRGYANIGYKDTKKIYFYGFKVHAIVSDDGYILDYVVTKASVHDARETVELMGNTHPSNYYLLGDEGYLGKELHQQLKQMGYELWTPYRKNMTGAKKHNDHQLMAIRRTIESDFSLLTYYNAENNRARSLIGFQSRLEIAILAYNLAYCLERFN